In a genomic window of Mercenaria mercenaria strain notata chromosome 19, MADL_Memer_1, whole genome shotgun sequence:
- the LOC123543081 gene encoding C-type lectin domain family 6 member A-like, translated as MEYKRRRQICVKLFIYASIYEVLRCTEGTKVIQMANFRRQTALDGRTCYAEDILFAVDVLSKLQCGKACLDTCSCVTIFYDSTARKCYGCNVFYYVTSPPPISSGNVHYQFYPSCDAGWTGFMRSCYKLTVKGSFFNGASQCEADGGHAVYIESAAENEFIKELAVLDTNADTWSWYIGVTDCEVENVWKYYGSDVTADYLDFRSPAPNSFPGTCCVVLYSGFDYQWSDFACDRPVYPWSTICEIDV; from the exons ATGGAATACAAAAGGAGGCGACAAATTTGTGTTAAATTGTTTATTTACGCATCAATTTATGAAGTGCTAAGATGCACGGAGGGTACTAAAGTAATACAAATGGCAAACTTCCGGCGACAGACAGCGTTGGATGGCCGTACTTGTTACGCCGAAGATATTCTTTTTGCCGTTGACGTTCTTAGCAAGTTACAGTGTGGGAAAGCATGCCTGGATACATGCTCTTGTGTAACAATATTCTATGATTCTACTGCAAGAAAGTGTTACGGATGTAACGTGTTTTATTACGTCACGAGCCCGCCACCCATCTCTTCCGGTAACGTGCATTACCAGTTTTATCCTT cTTGTGACGCAGGTTGGACGGGATTCATGAGGTCTTGCTACAAGCTCACCGTTAAAGGCTCTTTCTTCAACGGGGCg AGCCAATGCGAAGCTGATGGGGGCCATGCTGTGTATATAGAATCTGCAGCAGAAAACGAGTTTATCAAAGAACTTGCAGTGCTGGATACAAATGCTG ATACATGGAGCTGGTATATAGGCGTGACCGACTGTGAAGTTGAAAATGTATGGAAGTACTACGGAAGTGACGTCACTGCAGATTACTTGGACTTCCGGTCGCCTGCTCCCAACAGTTTTCCGGGTACCTGTTGTGTAGTGCTGTATTCAGGATTTGATTACCAGTGGTCGGACTTTGCATGCGATCGGCCTGTTTATCCGTGGTCAACAATATGTGAAATTGATGTGTAG
- the LOC123543147 gene encoding uncharacterized protein LOC123543147, whose amino-acid sequence MSFSAVTTVLLITLQIFGFYCSNSRRVIERIKYLETRISTESQFRDEEYADIIDRLDEIDKRLNASTEQRISFINSDHKTSNVNTETEDHLRKDFMRIRTAFREEKSETARMRRQIPRIENDLTAVKHDLEYYCTINVNKTDELMSMVEISDDVRKSDMEKTINEINEVKTALEKDFKGTVEEIEESMQSTVKELKILEGNTRQEIAETKAKVERIESLVSQLSARLEHLFLPDSCYKTLGSGVYKLQNGLNVFCDQTTDGGGWTVFQRRQNGEVDFYRNWNEYKNGFGDLNGEFWLGNEHLSILTATGDHELRIDMEDFEGNKAYAKYSKFKVYPEEDKYKLEVSGYSGNAGDSLKYHNGMAFTTFDNDNDKHSSLNCAIYYHGAWWYKTCYHSNLNGQYFNDPGKIDDKGITWHYWKNSYYCLKSVEMKFHHGYGYVWENPSKHLTMPLSISKRAVLIVFCIIGVYCSNSKRVIERIKHLESRFNTESKFRDEDYAEVIDRLDEIDKKLNGSLEKRVDMINSDQASSDVNTETVDQIREDFTRIRKAFREEKSETARIRREIPRIENDLIAVKHDLGYYCTINVNKTDELMSRVEISDDVRKSDMEMTINEINEVKTALENTINATSILVGQDFKGTAEEIEESMQSTVKELKILEGNTRQEIAETKAKVERIESLVSQLSARLEHLFLGDSCYGTLRSGVYTLQNGLQVFCDQTTDGGDWTVFQRRQNGEVDFYRNWKEYKNGFGDLFGEFWLGNEYLSILTATGDHELRIDMEDFDGNKAYAKYSKFRVYPEEDKYKLEVSGYSGNAGDSLKYHNGMAFTTFDNDNDKWSYGNCAIRWHGAWWYKSCYYSNLNGQYFNDPGKIDGKGITWHHWKNKKYCLKSVEMKFR is encoded by the exons ATGTCATTTTCTGCGGTTACAACGGTGCTGTTAATTACTCTCCAGATCTTTGGATTTTACTGCTCTAATTCAAGACGCGTTATAGAAAGAATAAAGTATCTGGAAACTAGAATCAGTACAGAATCACAGTTCAGGGATGAAGAATACGCCGATATTATTGACAGACTTGATGAGATAGATAAACGATTGAATGCGTCCACAGAACAAAGAATAAGCTTTATTAATTCAGATCATAAAACAAGCAATGTGAACACAGAAACGGAAGATCATCTACGAAAGGACTTTATGAGAATTAGGACAGCTTTTCGCGAGGAGAAGTCTGAAACAGCAAGAATGCGTAGGCAAATTCCGAGAATAGAAAATGATTTAACTGCAGTTAAGCATGATTTGGAATATTATTGtacaataaatgtaaacaaaactgatGAGCTCATGTCAATGGTGGAAATATCAGACGACGTACGCAAATCCGACATGGAAAAGACAATTAATGAGATAAATGAGGTAAAGACAGCTTTAGAAAAGGACTTCAAAGGCACAGTAGAAGAAATTGAGGAAAGTATGCAATCAACtgttaaagaattaaaaatattAGAAGGTAACACAAGACAGGAAATTGCTGAAACCAAAGCAAAAGTTGAAAGAATTGAAAGTCTAGTAAGTCAGCTATCTGCCCGCCTTGAACACTTATTTTTACCAGACTCCTGCTATAAAACGTTAGGATCCGGTGTATATAAACTACAAAATGGACTCAATGTTTTCTGTGACCAAACCACTGACGGTGGGGGTTGGACTGTGTTTCAGAGAAGACAGAATGGTGAAGTTGATTTCTATCGTAACTGGAATGAGTATAAAAACGGATTTGGCGATCTGAATGGTGAATTTTGGCTAGGAAATGAACATTTGAGTATTCTTACAGCAACAGGAGATCATGAGCTGAGAATAGATATGGAGGATTTTGAAGGAAATAAGGCATATGCTAAATACAGTAAGTTCAAGGTATATCCGGAAGAAGACAAGTACAAACTGGAGGTGAGTGGATACAGTGGAAATGCTGGAGATTCTCTCAAGTATCATAATGGAATGGCGTTCACAACGTTCGACAATGACAATGATAAACACTCGTCACTAAACTGTGCAATATACTACCATGGTGCCTGGTGGTACAAAACTTGTTACCATTCCAATCTCAATGGACAGTATTTTAATGATCCTGGTAAAATAGATGACAAAGGAATCACCTGGCACTACTGGAAAAATAGCTATTACTGTTTGAAAAGTGTGGAAATGAAATTTC ATCATGGTTACGGATATGTGTGGGAGAATCCATCA AAACATTTAACAATGCCGCTTTCTATAAGTAAAAGGGCTGTGTTAATCGTATTTTGTATTATTGGAGTTTACTGCTCAAATTCAAAACGAGTTATAGAACGGATTAAACATCTGGAATCTAGATTCAATACAGAATCAAAATTCAGAGATGAGGATTACGCCGAAGTTATTGACAGACTAGATGAGATAGATAAAAAATTAAACGGGTCGCTTGAGAAAAGAGTTGACATGATTAATTCGGATCAGGCATCCAGTGATGTGAATACAGAAACTGTAGACCAAATACGAGAAGATTTTACGAGAATTAGGAAAGCATTTCGCGAGGAGAAATCTGAAACAGCAAGAATCCGTAGGGAAATTCCGAGAATAGAAAATGATTTAATTGCAGTTAAGCATGATTTGGGATATTATTGtacaataaatgtaaacaaaactgatGAGCTCATGTCAAGGGTTGAAATATCAGACGACGTACGCAAGTCCGACATGGAAATGACAATTAATGAGATAAATGAGGTAAAGACTGCTTTAGAAAATACAATCAATGCTACCTCGATACTTGTTGGACAGGACTTCAAAGGCACAGCAGAAGAAATTGAGGAAAGTATGCAATCAACtgttaaagaattaaaaatattAGAAGGTAACACAAGACAGGAAATTGCTGAAACAAAAGCAAAAGTTGAAAGAATTGAAAGTCTAGTAAGTCAGCTATCTGCTCGCCTTGAACACTTATTTCTAGGAGACTCCTGCTACGGAACGTTAAGATCCGGTGTATATACCCTACAAAATGGACTCCAGGTTTTCTGTGACCAAACCACTGACGGTGGGGATTGGACTGTGTTTCAGAGAAGACAGAATGGTGAAGTTGATTTCTATCGTAACTGGAAAGAGTATAAAAACGGCTTTGGCGATCTATTTGGTGAATTCTGGCTAGGAAATGAATATTTGAGTATTCTTACAGCAACAGGAGATCATGAGCTGAGAATAGATATGGAGGATTTTGACGGAAATAAGGCATATGCTAAATATAGTAAGTTCAGGGTATATCCGGAAGAAGACAAGTACAAACTGGAGGTGAGTGGATACAGTGGAAATGCTGGAGATTCTCTCAAGTATCATAATGGAATGGCGTTCACAACGTTCGACAATGACAATGATAAATGGTCGTATGGAAACTGTGCAATAAGATGGCATGGTGCCTGGTGGTACAAAAGTTGTTACTATTCGAATCTCAATGGACAGTATTTTAATGATCCTGGTAAAATAGATGGCAAAGGAATCACCTGGCACCACTGGAAAAATAAGAAATACTGTTTGAAAAGTGTGGAAATGAAATTTCGTTAA